One genomic segment of Dromaius novaehollandiae isolate bDroNov1 chromosome 12, bDroNov1.hap1, whole genome shotgun sequence includes these proteins:
- the CHST13 gene encoding carbohydrate sulfotransferase 13 isoform X2 → MRTTWQGKAGRSPLQALYESDQFEQSSLQAVHQQRRELLSNVCNRYTRKRRLLRPDDLRHLVVDDMHGLLYCYVPKVACTNWKRVMMVLTGQGKYRDPLEIPANEAHVSSNLRTLSEYSIPEINHRLRSYLKFIFVREPFERLVSAYRNKFTRSYNTAFHKRYGTKIIRRHRQEPSDKALERGDDVRFEEFVYYLLDPRTQREEPFNEHWERVHSLCHPCIVHYDVVGKYETLVEDANYILQLVGADTTVKFPSSSKTTRTTDDMTAQFFQDISPFYQRRLFNLYKMDYLLFNYSIPSYLRIR, encoded by the coding sequence TTTGAGCAGTCATCGCTGCAGGCGGTTCACCAGCAGAGACGGGAGCTGTTGAGCAACGTCTGCAACCGTTACACCCGCAAACGGCGTCTCCTGAGGCCGGATGACTTGCGGCACTTGGTGGTGGATGATATGCATGGGCTGCTCTACTGCTATGTGCCCAAAGTGGCCTGCACTAACTGGAAGCGGGTCATGATGGTCCTGACAGGGCAAGGCAAATACCGGGACCCTCTGGAAATCCCTGCCAATGAGGCCCATGTCTCATCCAACCTGCGCACCCTCTCCGAGTACAGCATCCCTGAGATCAACCACCGCCTGCGCAGCTACCTCAAGTTCATCTTCGTGCGGGAGCCCTTTGAGCGCCTGGTCTCAGCGTACCGCAACAAGTTCACCCGCAGCTACAACACAGCCTTCCACAAGCGCTACGGGACCAAAATCATCCGACGGCACCGGCAGGAGCCCAGCGACAAGGCTTTGGAGCGCGGGGACGACGTGCGCTTTGAGGAGTTCGTCTACTACCTGCTGGATCCGCGGACGCAGCGGGAGGAGCCCTTCAATGAGCACTGGGAGCGGGTGCACTCACTGTGCCACCCCTGCATTGTCCACTATGATGTGGTGGGCAAGTATGAGACCTTGGTGGAAGATGCCAACTACATCCTCCAGCTGGTCGGGGCCGACACTACTGTCAAGTTCCCGTCCTCATCCAAGACCACCAGGACCACGGATGACATGACAGCCCAGTTCTTCCAGGACATTAGCCCCTTCTACCAAAGGAGACTCTTTAATTTATACAAAATGGACTACTTGCTCTTCAATTACTCCATCCCCTCTTACCTCCGCATCCGATGA